A stretch of Endozoicomonas sp. SCSIO W0465 DNA encodes these proteins:
- a CDS encoding pilus assembly protein encodes MRSTLKVISIALLASPLLAKAEDIDLFVQELDAAVRSNVIFVMDNSGSMRAIAGTRSGRTFTRMTAAKDSMTRFISTAENINLGLMSFNANRQGGKVDLAAQPIEDKRTQALQIVAGYQPNVIATPMVETLYEAFRYLRGYQPYYGGSSSTSEALSGGRYKSPVVNECQKSNIIYFTDGYPWRDGNANRLVRGLLSGRAMPSSLNRYCNGGESTSADSCFDEMAWYLYNTDMRSDLSGNQNIKIFTIAGFGSAPDALMRSAAQNGGGAFYSALDDVQLDNALADIMVKIRASATTFTSPGTSTNAFNALETSDDVYYALFKPIDGNRWKGNLKRYRLGDDNQIYDADGQLAIDPDTGFFKDTARSFWSSSKDGGTVEAGGMAENRSQNAPAFTNLGGDTNQVLSTTQNRFHESNWGITQEKLGVLSSNNRDTIIRWARGVDVDDENTNGSTTDDRDTVGDPLHTQPQAISYFPNDKTVYFSTNDGFLYAVNADDGTTEFSFIPDDLLDNLARYRGIEDNTWSISETFTVTGSSSYTTRMYFRRVLQAEFALGSGSQTMEVSSGRYDILESLGQLIQRQVNVTNGGKTLQVSTDGVNWGEYELTVTHGFFTNFGTRVQYVIPEPRDEQNKIYGLDGPITAWVNDANDNGQILRSNNGTPEPGEHVYLYLTMRRGGTNVYALDVTDRTNPKLKWVLRGNTNNGGSTDRDFGLLGQTWSAVKMAKVKWKGSDRNVLLFGGGYDPSIDFAGVDSSVGKNLLLPSWQTDNATEAIEALPASTYGSGLGSDIALEMEADSEDTGNIYQYINASHGDIVRITFDYSARDSDPGIGSTLYVYFGNQWLDVLSRPAHGWFRYTYDVVVDQHNPRLEFHAQDPRGNNSQGGIINSQTISAVKIASASSQSSSLAGGSSLPPSGMGNAVFMVDAETGALLWRASDSGSNLNIGNMRYSIPADLTLADIDQDGLTDYFFAADTGGQIIRFDINEANSGASNFARGGVIASISQPSATEARRFFQSPDVSVSSTAEYLNIAVGTGLRHSPLDTSVDDRMYVFRDPHIYEPPTSYNYDNGSVITESSLYDATSNVLQEGSSTQKKAALKNLNNRNGWFIRLEEPGEKILSNVKTFGGLLLFNSFAVNTSSSSACSSNPGLNYFYALDIENAGSLLNFDNPGNAGSLNKSNRKTQLKHSSLAPDPSIISRGNKSEVCVGTECFQDTLKDIGLIPVSRQYWRERR; translated from the coding sequence ATGAGATCTACTTTAAAAGTCATATCTATTGCTCTTCTTGCCAGCCCTCTATTAGCCAAGGCTGAGGATATTGACTTATTTGTTCAAGAGCTGGATGCCGCAGTTCGAAGTAATGTGATTTTTGTCATGGACAATTCCGGCAGTATGAGAGCCATTGCCGGCACCCGATCCGGCAGAACATTCACCCGGATGACTGCGGCCAAAGATTCCATGACCCGGTTTATCTCAACGGCTGAGAACATCAATCTTGGGTTGATGAGTTTTAACGCCAATAGGCAGGGAGGCAAAGTCGATCTTGCAGCCCAACCGATAGAAGACAAACGCACTCAAGCGTTACAAATTGTGGCCGGCTATCAGCCCAATGTAATAGCGACTCCAATGGTAGAAACTCTCTACGAAGCCTTCCGTTATCTGAGAGGTTATCAACCGTACTATGGGGGTTCATCCAGTACGTCAGAGGCTTTGTCCGGCGGACGTTACAAGTCTCCGGTTGTTAACGAGTGCCAGAAAAGCAACATTATCTATTTTACCGATGGCTATCCGTGGCGGGACGGCAATGCCAACCGTCTGGTTCGTGGCTTGTTAAGTGGCAGGGCTATGCCTTCTTCCCTGAATCGCTACTGCAACGGTGGCGAATCAACCAGTGCAGACAGTTGCTTCGATGAGATGGCCTGGTATCTGTACAATACCGATATGCGCTCGGACCTGAGTGGCAATCAAAATATTAAGATATTTACCATCGCTGGCTTCGGCAGTGCTCCGGATGCACTCATGCGCAGTGCTGCGCAAAATGGCGGTGGAGCATTTTACAGCGCCCTGGACGATGTCCAACTGGATAACGCTCTGGCAGACATCATGGTAAAAATCCGGGCCTCTGCCACTACCTTTACCTCACCAGGAACCAGCACCAACGCTTTCAATGCCCTCGAAACGTCGGATGACGTTTATTACGCACTGTTCAAACCAATCGATGGCAACCGCTGGAAAGGTAACCTCAAGCGTTACCGACTGGGGGATGACAACCAGATTTATGATGCCGATGGTCAGCTGGCTATTGACCCTGATACCGGATTTTTCAAGGATACGGCCAGAAGTTTCTGGAGCAGCAGTAAGGATGGCGGTACGGTAGAGGCGGGAGGAATGGCAGAAAACCGCAGCCAAAATGCTCCGGCCTTTACCAACCTGGGGGGCGATACCAATCAGGTACTTTCAACAACGCAAAACCGTTTTCATGAAAGTAACTGGGGCATCACTCAGGAAAAACTGGGGGTTCTGAGCAGTAATAACAGGGATACCATTATTCGCTGGGCTCGTGGTGTGGACGTGGATGATGAGAACACCAATGGCTCTACCACCGATGACCGGGACACGGTCGGTGACCCTCTGCACACACAGCCACAGGCCATTTCTTACTTTCCCAATGATAAAACCGTGTATTTTTCCACTAACGATGGCTTTTTGTATGCCGTCAATGCTGACGATGGAACTACTGAGTTTTCGTTTATCCCGGATGATCTGCTTGACAACCTGGCCCGCTATCGGGGCATCGAAGATAATACCTGGAGTATCTCTGAAACCTTTACTGTAACCGGGAGCAGCAGTTACACAACCCGAATGTACTTCAGGCGAGTACTGCAAGCTGAATTTGCCCTGGGCTCCGGATCTCAGACCATGGAAGTCTCGTCTGGTCGTTATGATATTCTGGAAAGTTTAGGGCAATTGATTCAACGGCAGGTCAATGTGACCAATGGCGGTAAAACGCTGCAGGTGTCAACGGATGGGGTCAACTGGGGGGAATATGAGCTGACGGTTACTCACGGTTTTTTCACTAATTTCGGAACACGTGTTCAGTATGTTATTCCTGAGCCCAGAGATGAACAGAATAAAATTTATGGCCTGGATGGTCCAATAACTGCCTGGGTAAATGATGCCAACGATAACGGCCAAATTCTTCGATCCAATAACGGCACCCCAGAACCGGGAGAGCATGTCTATCTCTATCTGACCATGCGCAGGGGAGGCACTAATGTCTATGCACTGGATGTGACGGATAGAACAAACCCTAAATTGAAATGGGTGCTTCGTGGCAATACCAATAACGGGGGCAGTACTGATCGCGACTTCGGGCTATTGGGTCAGACGTGGTCTGCGGTAAAAATGGCAAAAGTGAAATGGAAGGGCAGTGACCGGAATGTGCTGCTTTTTGGCGGAGGTTATGATCCCTCCATTGACTTTGCAGGTGTGGACTCAAGCGTGGGTAAAAACCTTCTTTTACCCAGCTGGCAGACAGATAATGCCACTGAGGCAATAGAAGCCCTGCCCGCGTCAACTTACGGCAGTGGCCTGGGATCGGATATTGCCCTCGAAATGGAAGCAGATAGCGAAGATACTGGCAATATTTATCAGTACATTAACGCCAGCCATGGTGATATTGTTCGGATCACTTTTGACTACTCAGCACGAGATAGCGATCCGGGCATTGGTTCTACGCTCTACGTGTACTTTGGCAATCAATGGCTGGATGTTCTCTCCAGGCCAGCCCACGGATGGTTCCGGTATACGTACGATGTCGTTGTCGATCAGCATAATCCAAGACTGGAATTTCATGCTCAGGACCCCAGAGGCAACAACAGTCAGGGTGGTATCATCAATTCCCAAACGATTTCAGCGGTCAAGATAGCCTCTGCCAGTAGTCAGTCTTCCTCATTAGCGGGCGGATCCAGCCTTCCACCAAGTGGTATGGGCAATGCCGTGTTTATGGTGGATGCAGAAACAGGAGCACTGCTATGGCGGGCGTCTGACAGTGGTTCCAACCTGAATATCGGCAATATGCGATACAGCATACCGGCAGACCTTACTCTGGCAGATATCGATCAGGATGGTTTGACAGACTATTTTTTTGCTGCAGATACCGGTGGGCAAATCATCCGGTTCGATATCAATGAAGCCAACTCCGGCGCCAGTAATTTTGCCCGTGGCGGGGTAATCGCCAGTATTTCCCAACCCTCTGCCACGGAGGCCCGACGCTTCTTTCAGTCACCGGATGTCAGTGTTTCATCGACCGCTGAATATCTGAATATTGCAGTGGGTACAGGGCTTCGACACAGTCCGCTGGATACGTCTGTCGATGACCGCATGTATGTGTTCCGTGACCCACATATTTATGAGCCACCGACCAGTTATAACTATGACAATGGCTCGGTGATAACAGAATCTTCTTTATACGATGCCACATCAAATGTACTTCAGGAGGGCAGTAGCACCCAGAAGAAGGCGGCACTGAAAAATCTTAACAACAGGAATGGCTGGTTTATCAGACTAGAGGAACCCGGGGAAAAAATTCTGAGTAATGTGAAAACCTTTGGCGGGCTCCTGCTATTTAACTCTTTTGCGGTGAATACCTCTTCGAGCAGTGCCTGCTCATCAAACCCGGGATTAAATTACTTCTACGCGCTGGATATTGAAAATGCCGGATCCCTCCTTAATTTTGATAACCCTGGCAATGCCGGATCACTGAATAAGTCTAATCGGAAGACACAGCTTAAACACTCTTCTCTGGCTCCGGATCCATCCATCATCAGCAGAGGAAATAAGTCTGAAGTCTGTGTAGGGACTGAATGTTTTCAGGACACACTGAAAGACATCGGGTTGATCCCTGTGAGTCGGCAATACTGGAGAGAGAGGCGCTGA
- a CDS encoding EAL domain-containing protein, with the protein MNVFREAGYSTRANQISSLDDLADATSGQQHWDLLLMAEPPEPLSHSQIFDYINQKDVDLPGIVLAIPDDQTDELSLMKMGARAVIPPGHDEYLLTVALKELEDLTVRRHHRRMSVALHESEKQRRLLLDDQVDAVVYINHGRIRFANTALINMLGLPEEESPEGKLFRDLIITKDQQDVEAFLMGVEESGQALAVIQCPLVAHNGSEVPVSIVISPTSFNGEFTLSLQIRLNGEKGEQDGVEKTLEKSAPDPETGLFNRKLFDQALAIAIQRAVEGKGKSTLCFLHLETLKATHEQHGKEVSQKLFKSVAKKITSHLDAMHHVTSMGGANFAALLQEGKEQGITTLVDSLLAAVTAEYTVIDQHLLPVKLSIGAVILSDTVSDANVLTDQSRQATVLAQKQGGNQLCFYQKRKACPVHSVEKQLAGMVSQAIKNKKIRLSFQPVLSLAGSAGEYYEVSFVLTDTEGKEHEASEFRPQLEKISLWNKLDRWQLIEASKALVAKRKEGSDTRLLLHIGGCSAKDDTFIPWMKVALKAAGIPAGAVAIELSEQNLARYSEVIPDFFKSLKAMGCQTVISEFGCSLNPLEGIAHLDIDLVKLDHSFTEGLSGGNAQELQKMIQALSQSGRKVIVPGIDTAAEMTPVWQFGADFIQGSYMQPPSESMNFDFGADG; encoded by the coding sequence TTGAATGTTTTCCGCGAGGCCGGCTATTCTACTCGTGCCAATCAGATCAGTTCTCTGGATGATCTTGCCGATGCCACGTCCGGACAGCAGCACTGGGATCTGCTGTTGATGGCAGAGCCCCCTGAACCCTTAAGTCATTCTCAGATATTTGATTACATTAATCAGAAAGATGTTGATTTGCCCGGAATCGTTCTGGCGATCCCGGATGATCAAACAGATGAGCTGTCCCTGATGAAAATGGGAGCACGTGCCGTTATCCCTCCGGGGCATGATGAATATCTTTTGACGGTTGCCCTGAAAGAGCTGGAAGACCTGACGGTCAGGCGGCACCACAGACGCATGAGTGTTGCCCTGCACGAATCAGAAAAACAGCGCAGGTTATTGCTGGATGATCAGGTTGATGCGGTCGTATACATTAATCATGGACGAATACGGTTTGCTAACACTGCGTTGATTAACATGCTGGGGCTTCCGGAAGAGGAATCCCCGGAAGGAAAACTCTTCAGGGACCTGATCATTACCAAAGATCAGCAGGATGTAGAAGCGTTTCTGATGGGGGTTGAAGAAAGTGGTCAGGCACTGGCAGTCATTCAATGTCCTTTAGTCGCTCACAATGGCTCAGAAGTGCCTGTTTCCATAGTGATCTCCCCGACATCATTTAATGGTGAGTTTACCCTCAGCCTGCAGATTAGGCTCAATGGGGAAAAAGGTGAGCAGGACGGGGTGGAGAAAACCCTGGAAAAGTCAGCGCCGGACCCGGAAACAGGACTATTTAACCGAAAATTGTTCGATCAGGCGCTGGCTATAGCTATTCAGAGGGCAGTAGAAGGTAAGGGAAAGTCAACGTTATGCTTTCTCCACCTGGAAACCCTGAAAGCGACCCATGAACAGCATGGGAAAGAGGTTAGCCAGAAACTGTTTAAATCGGTTGCGAAAAAGATAACATCACATCTTGATGCCATGCACCATGTGACCAGCATGGGGGGGGCAAACTTTGCCGCCCTGCTTCAGGAAGGGAAAGAACAGGGCATTACCACACTCGTGGACAGTTTGCTGGCAGCCGTGACAGCTGAATATACTGTCATTGATCAACATCTGTTGCCGGTCAAACTGTCAATAGGAGCGGTTATTCTCAGTGATACCGTCAGCGATGCCAATGTATTGACTGATCAGAGTCGTCAAGCCACGGTGTTGGCGCAAAAGCAAGGTGGCAACCAACTGTGCTTTTACCAGAAGCGTAAAGCCTGCCCGGTTCATTCCGTTGAAAAGCAGCTGGCCGGCATGGTAAGTCAGGCGATAAAGAACAAAAAAATCAGATTGAGCTTTCAGCCCGTCCTCTCCCTTGCAGGATCCGCTGGTGAGTATTATGAGGTCTCTTTTGTCCTGACCGATACAGAAGGGAAGGAACATGAGGCTTCGGAATTCAGGCCACAACTGGAAAAAATCAGCCTTTGGAACAAGCTGGACCGATGGCAACTGATTGAAGCCAGTAAGGCATTGGTGGCCAAGAGAAAAGAAGGAAGTGATACCCGGCTGTTGCTGCATATCGGTGGTTGTTCTGCAAAGGATGATACGTTTATTCCATGGATGAAAGTTGCCCTGAAAGCCGCGGGAATTCCTGCGGGTGCCGTTGCCATTGAATTGAGTGAACAGAATCTGGCCCGCTACTCAGAAGTGATTCCTGATTTTTTCAAGTCTCTGAAAGCGATGGGGTGCCAGACAGTAATCAGTGAGTTTGGTTGTAGCCTTAACCCATTGGAAGGGATTGCCCATCTTGATATTGACCTGGTAAAGCTTGACCACTCCTTCACAGAAGGCCTAAGTGGTGGAAATGCCCAGGAGTTGCAGAAAATGATCCAGGCTCTCAGCCAAAGTGGACGGAAAGTGATTGTGCCTGGTATTGATACAGCAGCAGAAATGACTCCTGTCTGGCAATTTGGCGCTGATTTCATTCAGGGAAGTTATATGCAGCCTCCTTCAGAGAGCATGAATTTTGATTTCGGGGCGGATGGGTAA
- a CDS encoding NAD+ synthase, whose translation MSAKLNMVMAQLNLVVGDIDGNTSRVIEAAEQARDQLDADVVVFPELALCGYPPEDLLLRPSLIVRVEQALGRLRVVKGIDLIIGVPLMGPHGLENQALVMRDGEILARYGKQHLPNYQVFDEKRYFVKGQDTVIYACKGVNIALLICEDLWYQGPVRRAKEAGADLVISLNASPFHMNKQSLRQQVVRERCLESGLPVLYTNLVGGQDELVFDGGSFAMNGNGEMAFGATWFTEELFCVSFDKGSMAFDQGEIAEIPEVCSRVYDALVTGVRDYVNKNGFKGVVLGLSGGIDSALTLAIATDALGKDRVQAVMMPYRYTSDMSLEDAAEEAKILDIHYKVLPIEPMFDAFMGTLNSEFAGYDRDTTEENLQSRCRGVMLMAISNKKGYMVLTTGNKSEMAVGYATLYGDMAGGFDVLKDVPKTLVFKLCEYRNTRGYVIPQRVIDRPPSAELAPDQVDEDSLPPYDELDRILELYIEQDQSAESIVNEGFDRDTVYRVLRLVDINEYKRRQAAIGVRITPRGFGRDRRYPITNGWRPGV comes from the coding sequence ATGTCAGCAAAGCTCAATATGGTCATGGCCCAGCTGAATCTGGTGGTGGGCGACATTGACGGGAACACGTCCCGTGTCATTGAGGCTGCCGAGCAGGCACGGGATCAGCTGGATGCCGATGTTGTTGTTTTTCCGGAGCTGGCCCTTTGTGGTTATCCGCCAGAAGATCTGTTGTTACGACCCAGCCTGATTGTTCGGGTGGAGCAGGCGCTTGGTCGACTCCGGGTGGTCAAGGGCATCGATTTGATTATCGGTGTGCCGCTGATGGGACCTCATGGTCTTGAAAACCAGGCGCTGGTGATGCGTGATGGTGAGATTCTTGCCCGATATGGGAAACAGCATCTGCCCAACTATCAGGTATTTGATGAAAAACGCTATTTTGTTAAAGGTCAGGATACGGTTATTTATGCCTGTAAAGGCGTGAATATCGCACTGTTGATCTGTGAAGATCTCTGGTATCAGGGCCCTGTCCGTCGAGCTAAAGAAGCTGGAGCAGACCTGGTCATCAGTCTGAATGCGTCGCCCTTCCATATGAACAAACAGTCGCTGCGCCAGCAGGTGGTCAGGGAGCGCTGCCTGGAGTCAGGCCTTCCTGTCCTTTATACCAACCTGGTGGGGGGGCAGGATGAGCTGGTATTTGACGGTGGCTCATTCGCCATGAATGGCAATGGTGAAATGGCCTTTGGGGCGACCTGGTTTACGGAAGAGCTTTTCTGTGTTTCCTTCGACAAGGGCTCTATGGCTTTTGACCAGGGAGAGATTGCTGAAATACCGGAAGTTTGCTCAAGGGTTTATGATGCCCTGGTGACCGGCGTCAGGGATTATGTCAACAAGAATGGTTTCAAAGGCGTTGTGCTGGGTTTGTCTGGAGGGATTGACTCTGCTTTGACTCTGGCAATAGCCACCGATGCCCTGGGTAAGGATCGGGTTCAGGCGGTCATGATGCCCTATCGTTACACATCCGATATGAGCCTTGAGGATGCAGCAGAAGAGGCAAAAATTCTGGATATTCACTACAAGGTTCTGCCCATTGAACCCATGTTTGATGCCTTTATGGGTACGCTTAACAGTGAGTTTGCCGGTTATGATCGGGATACGACGGAGGAGAACCTGCAGTCCCGGTGCCGAGGCGTCATGCTCATGGCCATCTCCAATAAGAAGGGGTATATGGTTCTGACCACGGGGAATAAAAGTGAAATGGCAGTAGGTTATGCCACGCTTTACGGCGATATGGCCGGTGGTTTTGATGTTCTCAAAGATGTACCGAAAACACTGGTGTTTAAACTGTGCGAATATCGCAATACCCGGGGTTACGTGATTCCCCAGCGAGTGATAGACCGTCCACCCTCTGCTGAGCTTGCTCCGGACCAGGTGGATGAAGACAGCTTGCCACCTTACGATGAGCTGGATCGTATTCTTGAGCTCTATATTGAGCAGGATCAAAGTGCTGAGTCCATTGTAAATGAAGGGTTTGACCGGGATACGGTCTATCGCGTGCTAAGGCTGGTGGATATCAATGAATACAAACGTCGTCAGGCAGCGATTGGTGTCAGAATTACGCCAAGAGGGTTTGGTCGGGATCGTCGTTATCCGATTACCAACGGCTGGAGGCCGGGCGTTTAA
- the coaE gene encoding dephospho-CoA kinase (Dephospho-CoA kinase (CoaE) performs the final step in coenzyme A biosynthesis.), translated as MTTESSPQSKKKRPFTVGVTGGIGSGKTTVTDFFASHGIRIVDADIASRMVVEPGKPALADIEQRYGPEILIDGGLDRRKLRTIIFDDTAERKWLEGLLHPLIRDQITLELGDAESRYAVLVSPLMLETSQHELVDRVLVVDVPERIQLSRTMSRDQMTEEQTRQILDNQMKREQRMARADDIIDNSGSMARLHQSLDKLHQFYLSLA; from the coding sequence ATGACAACTGAATCTTCACCACAGTCGAAAAAAAAACGTCCGTTTACTGTCGGTGTGACCGGCGGTATTGGCAGTGGCAAGACGACAGTGACCGATTTTTTCGCCAGTCACGGAATTCGGATTGTTGATGCGGATATCGCTTCCCGGATGGTTGTCGAGCCGGGAAAGCCAGCACTGGCTGACATTGAACAGCGCTATGGCCCGGAGATTCTGATCGATGGCGGTCTTGACCGCAGAAAGCTGAGAACCATCATCTTCGATGATACTGCTGAGCGAAAGTGGCTGGAAGGCCTGCTTCACCCCCTCATCCGGGATCAGATTACCCTTGAGCTGGGTGATGCTGAATCACGTTATGCCGTACTGGTTTCTCCGCTGATGCTGGAAACCAGTCAGCATGAATTGGTCGATCGTGTGCTGGTCGTGGATGTGCCAGAGCGCATTCAGCTATCCCGAACCATGAGCCGTGATCAGATGACAGAGGAGCAGACCCGGCAGATCCTTGATAATCAGATGAAACGGGAACAGCGAATGGCCAGGGCTGATGATATCATTGATAACAGCGGTTCCATGGCCCGGTTGCACCAGTCATTGGACAAACTGCATCAATTTTACCTGAGCCTCGCCTGA
- a CDS encoding A24 family peptidase, with the protein MSPIIELIESSTPYLTFVLTILGLIVGSFLNVVIHRLPIMMERQWQQQSEAILHPEKEPKPLPAYNLVVPASTCPSCQHKIRAWENIPVISYLFLRGKCSACKTSISFRYPAIEVLSAVTTVMIGFTYGFTLHTLVFCLFAWSLLALTMIDYDTQLLPDDITLPLLWAGLIVNSFGLVVPLEQALWGAIVGYLSLWSVYWVFKLITGKEGMGYGDFKLLAALGAWLGWMKLPLIILLSSLVGTIAAILLIVTKRQERSNPIPFGPYLAIAGFIALMWGDKLIEAYLSFSGLT; encoded by the coding sequence ATGTCACCGATTATAGAACTTATTGAGAGCTCAACGCCTTACCTGACCTTTGTGCTGACAATCCTTGGATTGATTGTCGGTAGTTTTCTCAATGTAGTGATTCACCGCTTGCCCATTATGATGGAAAGGCAGTGGCAGCAGCAGAGTGAAGCTATTTTGCACCCTGAAAAGGAACCCAAACCTCTACCTGCCTACAACCTTGTCGTGCCGGCCTCAACCTGTCCTTCCTGTCAGCATAAAATCCGTGCCTGGGAGAACATTCCGGTCATTAGCTATCTATTCCTGAGAGGTAAATGCTCAGCCTGTAAGACCTCAATTTCGTTCCGTTACCCGGCCATTGAGGTGCTCAGTGCCGTCACGACGGTAATGATTGGTTTTACCTACGGTTTTACCTTACACACCCTGGTCTTCTGTCTGTTTGCCTGGTCACTGCTGGCCCTGACCATGATCGACTACGATACACAGCTCCTGCCTGACGATATTACCCTCCCACTGCTCTGGGCAGGCCTGATCGTGAACAGCTTTGGCCTGGTCGTCCCCCTTGAACAGGCTCTATGGGGAGCCATTGTCGGTTATCTTTCCTTATGGAGTGTTTACTGGGTATTCAAACTGATTACTGGCAAGGAAGGCATGGGCTACGGCGACTTCAAACTGCTGGCGGCTCTGGGAGCCTGGCTGGGCTGGATGAAGCTGCCTTTGATTATTCTGCTCTCATCACTGGTTGGCACTATTGCTGCAATACTGTTGATCGTCACCAAACGGCAGGAACGATCCAACCCGATTCCCTTTGGACCTTATCTGGCCATTGCCGGCTTCATTGCCCTGATGTGGGGCGATAAACTGATTGAGGCTTATCTGAGCTTTTCGGGGTTAACCTGA
- a CDS encoding CidA/LrgA family protein yields the protein MSSGTLSGIVTLLLFTVLGDLLSDAFSLPVPGSVMGLILLVIYLQLSGDVSESLDKVSQFCIRYLAVLFIPGCVGIFFLSDLLLQQWLPITLAVLVATPVSLVLTAVLLQWLLKRFAAQSGDNHHG from the coding sequence ATGTCATCAGGAACATTATCGGGCATTGTCACTTTGCTATTGTTCACCGTGCTGGGTGACCTGTTAAGCGATGCATTCAGCCTTCCGGTTCCGGGCTCGGTGATGGGATTGATACTTCTTGTTATCTATCTCCAGTTGTCCGGTGATGTCAGTGAGTCTCTGGACAAGGTCAGCCAGTTTTGTATCCGCTACCTGGCCGTACTATTTATCCCGGGCTGTGTGGGTATTTTCTTCCTGAGTGACCTGCTGTTACAACAGTGGTTGCCTATCACGCTGGCCGTGCTGGTGGCGACGCCAGTTTCTCTGGTATTAACGGCGGTGCTTCTGCAATGGTTGCTTAAACGCTTTGCTGCACAGAGCGGAGATAATCATCATGGATGA
- a CDS encoding LrgB family protein: MDEVINFSYGLLQRQINNPVAILLINLGAYLLAEKLFVRMGRKGWFHPLFTTSLMVFLVIRFSPLEPDMYTKHSELLKMLLAPFTVSLAVPLSRQLHMLRQLAGPLMCSLLIGGFLAVFIGMGMALATGGSRDVVLSIATKAVTTAVALVMGEQYGAIIPLVAAVVIISGVYGSLVGPALCRMFGVTDPRAIGFAMGVNAHAGGTARAFELDVTMGVYSSLGMCLCAIYMPLLVPWLISLLL; the protein is encoded by the coding sequence ATGGATGAGGTGATCAATTTTTCTTACGGGTTATTGCAACGGCAAATTAACAATCCGGTGGCGATCCTTTTGATTAACCTGGGTGCTTACCTGCTGGCGGAGAAGTTGTTTGTTCGTATGGGCCGTAAAGGCTGGTTCCATCCACTGTTTACCACCAGCCTTATGGTCTTTCTGGTTATTCGTTTCTCTCCACTTGAGCCTGACATGTACACAAAGCACAGTGAGTTGCTGAAGATGTTGTTGGCACCATTTACGGTATCACTGGCAGTTCCGCTGTCAAGACAGCTGCATATGCTTCGCCAGTTAGCGGGACCTCTCATGTGTTCATTGCTGATTGGAGGGTTCCTGGCCGTGTTTATTGGTATGGGGATGGCACTGGCAACCGGAGGCTCAAGAGACGTTGTGTTATCCATTGCAACCAAGGCGGTAACCACCGCAGTTGCCCTGGTGATGGGTGAACAGTATGGCGCTATCATTCCCCTGGTGGCTGCCGTGGTTATTATTTCCGGCGTTTATGGTTCACTGGTGGGACCAGCACTGTGTCGTATGTTTGGCGTGACCGACCCAAGAGCCATTGGCTTTGCCATGGGGGTTAATGCCCATGCAGGCGGCACTGCCCGAGCCTTTGAACTGGATGTGACCATGGGGGTTTATTCCAGCCTGGGGATGTGTCTGTGTGCTATCTATATGCCGCTTCTTGTACCATGGCTGATCAGCCTATTACTGTAA
- a CDS encoding DUF3820 family protein: MFDKADLIKIANQTMPFGKYQGRRLIDLPEPYLLWFAGKGFPEGELGKLLALALEVQVNGLNELITPLKQY, translated from the coding sequence ATGTTTGATAAAGCAGACCTGATTAAAATTGCCAATCAGACCATGCCCTTTGGGAAGTATCAGGGCAGAAGGCTGATCGACCTGCCAGAACCTTATTTACTATGGTTTGCTGGAAAAGGGTTTCCTGAGGGAGAACTGGGGAAACTGCTGGCATTGGCTCTGGAGGTTCAGGTGAATGGGTTGAATGAGCTGATTACACCATTGAAACAATACTGA